A region of Thiofilum sp. DNA encodes the following proteins:
- a CDS encoding AAA family ATPase — protein sequence MNRHLKIPYGLSNFKTVISEGYTYVDKTAYIAKLEQAGKYQILLRPRRFGKSLFISMLEYYYSMDHRDEFDSIFDNLAISKQLTDYKSSYEILFMEFSGIETASYEALYAGFNVTVQTYLQKFLRRYQYPQITLDELNNYATPADKLKYVLSLVSDQGLYLLIDEYDHFANAVLADDQSLFLSIMGKGGFVRSFYEVIKSATHRGSINRIFITGVTALMLDSLTSGFNIAQNLSFDKNFNEAMGFTHHETLNLLQPLIENCQLEPSKLMSDVTNWYNGYRFHPQSKEAIFNSDMVLYFIQEFDKEHCTYPRRMLDDNIASDYGKIMALFNIGDREANYQVLDELINEGQVPAQYRRKFDLEKGFDRDDFISLLAYMGFVTLQGETLTGELFGMPNQVIRELYFQYFKVELERRNQIKISSRDLELAIQALGLQGELQLLATEMQKALQLLSNRDSMKMDEQHLKTLLLTLLYQFPVYFIQSEREMNRKYPDIMLLERSPYKVKFQHLIELKYAKKGEGEKGWKAKQQEGIEQVQGYLLLPEIMRLKHLKAWVVVSDGEQLACISV from the coding sequence ATGAATCGCCATCTAAAAATCCCCTATGGTCTTAGTAACTTCAAAACAGTGATTAGTGAAGGCTATACCTATGTCGACAAGACTGCCTACATTGCCAAACTCGAACAAGCGGGTAAATACCAAATACTGCTACGTCCGCGCCGCTTCGGTAAAAGTCTGTTTATCTCCATGTTGGAGTATTACTACTCCATGGATCATCGTGATGAGTTTGACTCAATCTTTGACAACTTAGCGATTAGCAAACAGCTTACTGACTATAAAAGCTCGTATGAAATATTATTCATGGAGTTTTCTGGTATTGAAACGGCTAGTTATGAAGCTTTATACGCAGGTTTTAATGTTACTGTTCAAACCTACTTGCAAAAATTTCTAAGACGTTACCAATATCCTCAAATTACGCTTGATGAGTTAAACAATTACGCCACACCTGCCGATAAACTCAAATATGTTTTGAGTCTAGTTAGTGATCAGGGATTATATTTATTAATTGACGAATATGATCATTTTGCTAATGCAGTATTGGCTGATGATCAGTCATTATTTTTAAGCATTATGGGCAAAGGCGGGTTTGTTAGAAGTTTTTATGAGGTGATCAAGTCAGCAACTCATCGGGGTAGTATTAATCGCATTTTTATTACTGGCGTTACAGCTTTAATGCTAGATAGCCTTACCAGTGGGTTTAATATTGCTCAGAATCTGTCATTTGATAAAAACTTTAATGAAGCAATGGGGTTTACTCATCACGAAACCCTTAACTTACTTCAACCCTTAATCGAAAATTGCCAGTTAGAACCTTCAAAGTTAATGAGTGATGTGACGAATTGGTATAATGGCTACCGTTTTCACCCTCAGAGTAAGGAAGCTATATTTAATTCTGATATGGTGTTGTATTTTATTCAGGAGTTTGATAAAGAGCACTGCACTTATCCGCGTCGTATGTTAGATGATAATATTGCCTCAGATTACGGTAAAATCATGGCGTTATTTAATATCGGAGATAGAGAGGCTAATTATCAAGTACTGGATGAGCTAATTAATGAAGGGCAAGTGCCTGCTCAATATCGGCGCAAGTTTGATTTAGAAAAGGGTTTTGACCGTGATGACTTTATTAGCCTATTAGCTTATATGGGGTTTGTGACTTTACAGGGTGAAACACTGACGGGTGAGTTATTTGGTATGCCCAACCAAGTGATTCGAGAGCTATATTTTCAATATTTTAAAGTTGAGTTAGAGCGACGTAATCAGATAAAAATTTCCAGTCGTGATTTAGAATTAGCGATTCAAGCATTAGGTCTACAAGGTGAGTTGCAGCTTTTGGCTACTGAAATGCAAAAAGCACTACAATTATTATCCAATCGTGACTCGATGAAAATGGATGAGCAGCATTTAAAAACTCTTTTACTCACATTGCTGTATCAATTTCCAGTTTACTTTATTCAAAGCGAACGTGAAATGAATCGTAAATACCCTGATATTATGCTATTAGAGCGTAGCCCTTATAAAGTGAAGTTTCAACATTTGATTGAATTAAAGTATGCTAAAAAAGGTGAGGGTGAAAAAGGCTGGAAAGCTAAACAGCAAGAGGGTATTGAGCAAGTCCAAGGTTATTTACTCTTACCTGAAATAATGAGATTAAAGCACCTCAAAGCTTGGGTGGTAGTCAGTGATGGTGAACAACTAGCTTGTATATCAGTATAG
- a CDS encoding HAD family phosphatase, protein MNSPSIKNIIFDIGNVLVRWSPIEIIRLTFGEMDNDKDLAKALLQSDLWLTYNRGEFSESEAKRQFQTQFKLSEDIVEVLFYYIKQTQIPIYGMYDLVKRVKLAGYNTYALTDNVLEIVDHLKAKYDFWDLFLGAIVSAEVKFLKPSAQIFNCLLDTYQLKADECIFIDDVLANVEGAKTLGFNTILFKNAAQCERELHLLGITTTV, encoded by the coding sequence ATGAACTCTCCTTCCATTAAAAATATCATTTTCGATATAGGTAACGTTCTAGTGAGATGGTCGCCTATTGAAATTATACGTCTTACTTTTGGTGAAATGGACAATGATAAAGACCTAGCCAAGGCACTGCTTCAAAGTGATTTATGGTTAACTTATAATCGCGGCGAATTTTCAGAGAGCGAAGCTAAAAGACAATTTCAAACTCAATTTAAGCTTTCTGAGGATATAGTTGAAGTATTATTTTATTATATTAAACAAACTCAGATTCCCATTTATGGCATGTATGATTTAGTCAAGCGAGTAAAACTAGCAGGCTATAACACCTATGCATTAACAGACAATGTGCTTGAAATAGTAGATCATTTAAAAGCAAAGTATGATTTTTGGGATTTATTTTTAGGTGCGATTGTGTCGGCTGAGGTTAAATTTTTAAAACCTAGTGCACAAATTTTTAATTGCTTATTAGATACTTATCAGCTTAAAGCTGATGAATGTATTTTTATTGATGATGTACTAGCAAATGTGGAGGGTGCTAAAACACTAGGATTTAATACTATTCTATTTAAAAATGCTGCACAATGTGAACGAGAACTACATTTACTAGGTATTACTACAACCGTTTAA
- a CDS encoding RluA family pseudouridine synthase yields the protein MAVQYHTVSEHEAGQRIDNFLLRYFKNVPKSVIYRIIRKGEVRVDKGRIKPEHKLALGEVVRIPPVKQDEVPEDTKSLASHSLLQQIERAVIFEDEQIIGINKPAGIPVHSGSGHDVGLIEGFRQLRPNLPYVELVHRIDRDTSGVVALAKSREALTQLHALMREGEVDKRYQALVSGQWKDGVQHITTNLMREQNAAKGHKMRVMDNDDEGQEAESIFTPKRIMTNATLMDVKILTGRMHQIRVQLAHLDHPILGDDRYGDFALNREMKAFGLKRMFLHANHMEFVLRLTGRRYRLEAPLPAELHQVLRELQKL from the coding sequence ATGGCCGTTCAATATCACACCGTTTCGGAGCACGAAGCGGGTCAGCGTATCGATAATTTTTTATTACGCTATTTTAAAAATGTTCCCAAAAGTGTCATTTACCGCATTATTCGTAAAGGTGAAGTGCGGGTAGATAAGGGACGCATCAAGCCGGAGCATAAATTAGCTTTAGGTGAAGTGGTGCGTATTCCTCCCGTGAAACAGGATGAAGTCCCTGAGGATACTAAGTCGCTGGCCTCGCATAGTTTATTACAGCAAATTGAGCGGGCGGTCATTTTTGAAGATGAGCAAATCATTGGCATTAATAAACCAGCAGGTATTCCGGTGCATAGTGGTTCGGGACACGATGTGGGCTTAATTGAGGGTTTTCGCCAATTGCGTCCCAATTTACCCTATGTCGAGTTAGTACACCGTATTGATCGGGATACTAGCGGGGTAGTAGCTCTGGCTAAATCGCGTGAAGCCTTAACTCAACTGCATGCTTTAATGCGTGAGGGCGAAGTGGATAAACGCTATCAAGCTTTAGTATCAGGGCAGTGGAAGGATGGTGTGCAACACATTACCACTAACCTCATGCGTGAGCAGAATGCGGCTAAGGGTCACAAAATGCGCGTCATGGACAATGACGACGAGGGGCAAGAAGCCGAGAGTATTTTCACCCCTAAGCGCATTATGACTAATGCGACCCTCATGGATGTCAAAATTCTAACCGGACGTATGCATCAAATTCGGGTGCAGTTAGCGCATTTAGATCATCCGATTTTAGGGGATGATCGCTATGGTGATTTCGCCCTCAATCGAGAAATGAAAGCTTTTGGTTTAAAGCGTATGTTTTTACATGCGAATCACATGGAGTTTGTTTTGCGTTTGACAGGGCGACGCTATCGTTTAGAAGCGCCTTTGCCCGCCGAATTGCATCAGGTATTGCGTGAACTACAAAAGCTTTAG
- a CDS encoding ABC transporter permease, with amino-acid sequence MDFDLDIVNLLYSMVRTGTPLLLVALGEMVCEKSGVLNLGQEGMLLMGAIAGFIIAYTTGNLFIGVLLAMLVGVLMSLLFGFIAITLNANQVATGLALTIFGIGLSAFIGASYVGQPIKGFEPINIAGLSDTPVIGKILFGQNLLVYLSFIIFLGVYWFFRWSRPGLIVKAVGENPHAAEAVGLPVIKTRYLAVMFGGAMTGLAGAYLSLAYTPMWAENMSAGRGWIALALVVFASWQTGRVLLGAYLFGLMSILNFEAQGLGINISAHLLHSMPYIATIVVLVFLSMNQNRIKLYAPVSLGKPFHRSR; translated from the coding sequence ATGGACTTTGATCTTGATATAGTAAATTTACTTTATTCAATGGTGCGTACCGGAACTCCGTTATTATTAGTTGCCCTTGGTGAAATGGTATGTGAAAAAAGTGGAGTATTGAATCTAGGGCAAGAAGGCATGCTGCTAATGGGCGCAATAGCAGGTTTTATTATTGCCTACACCACTGGAAATTTATTTATTGGTGTCCTACTTGCTATGCTGGTGGGTGTATTAATGTCACTACTATTTGGTTTTATAGCGATTACTTTAAATGCTAATCAAGTAGCAACCGGTTTAGCCTTAACTATTTTTGGTATTGGGCTATCCGCTTTTATTGGTGCGAGTTATGTAGGTCAACCGATTAAAGGCTTTGAACCCATTAATATTGCAGGCTTAAGTGATACTCCTGTCATTGGTAAAATACTGTTTGGGCAAAATTTATTAGTGTATTTATCCTTTATTATTTTTCTAGGCGTGTATTGGTTTTTCCGCTGGTCACGTCCGGGGCTAATTGTAAAAGCAGTGGGTGAAAATCCGCATGCGGCTGAAGCGGTGGGTTTACCCGTCATTAAAACCCGCTATTTAGCGGTAATGTTTGGTGGTGCTATGACGGGCTTAGCGGGTGCTTATTTATCGCTGGCTTATACGCCGATGTGGGCTGAAAATATGAGTGCCGGACGGGGTTGGATTGCTCTAGCCTTAGTAGTTTTTGCTAGCTGGCAAACCGGACGGGTGTTATTAGGAGCCTATTTATTCGGCTTAATGAGTATTTTAAATTTTGAGGCACAAGGTTTGGGCATTAACATTTCTGCTCATTTATTACATAGTATGCCCTATATTGCTACGATTGTAGTACTTGTGTTTTTATCTATGAACCAGAATCGCATTAAACTCTATGCGCCTGTTTCATTAGGCAAGCCTTTCCATCGCTCACGTTAA